Proteins from one Nicotiana tabacum cultivar K326 chromosome 23, ASM71507v2, whole genome shotgun sequence genomic window:
- the LOC142177280 gene encoding uncharacterized protein LOC142177280, whose translation MRSGPNTRKFDALCEFHQERGHKIEDCIALRLEVANLLQQGHLKELLSDKGRNILARGRERPGTAKPPSLARTINIIIGGSDDASINGIKFTATHKLKRSITHERYDRLEESIIFDESDADGLTFPHNDTLVITLRILDTDVRELW comes from the coding sequence ATGAGGTCGGGTCCAAACACAAGGAAATTTGACGCCCTCTGCGAGTTCCACCAAGAACGTGGAcacaaaatagaagattgcatTGCCCTAAGGCTAGAGGTGGCAAACTTGCTGCAGCAAGGGCACCTCAAAGAACTGCTCAGCGACAAAGGAAGGAACATCTTGGCGAGGGGTCGAGAACGTCCGGGCACGGCAAAGCCCCCTTCACTAGCTCGCACCATCAATATAATTATTGGTGGCAGCGATGATGCCTCTATCAATGGCATCAAATTCACTGCCACCCATAAGCTCAAAAGATCGATCACCCATGAACGTTATGAcagactcgaagaaagtatcatcttcgatgagTCAGATGCCGACGGTTTGACTTTTCCTCATAATGATACACTTGTCATTACTTTAAgaattttagataccgatgtTAGAGAATTATGGTAG